cggcacCCGTCCAAATTTTGTCTTGTTTTCTTTTCATACTttgtcattaaaaaaataaaatatagcgTCCTCTTTCTCTGATGTTTTCAAAACAATATTATTATCCTTGATCACACTTACCATGGTCATGTTTGTTTACTTAGATAACACGTCTTCGCGAAGAAGGTTCACGCTTGTTGAAGGAACAGCAAGAATTAATTGAAAAGCAACTTGCAGAAGAAAGGGAGAATAATGTTTTAATCACGCCAAAACTGAaagtaattattgtttttatttgaagtttTACCTTTCTCGGGTTTGTTAAGCCGCTTCTATTTTACCGGCAATTTTTACGGCAGACGTTGTTATGGGTCACGCTCAAACTGTAGTAGACAAACTAGTACCGATGCTCTGCAGAACGTTTTAAATCAATCTACTGAACTAGTTCATGTCTATTATGTTAGGTGAAGTGGAAAGCGAGTAAACATGACCATCAAAATGGCGGTTACAACGAGGATATATTAATGAAGTTGTTTAAAAAGGTAAGCATCTCATAAATTTTTGTTGAGTTAGAAGATTGCTGTTCAAAGCTGCCGATTATCATGTGTTTTCACGCGTTTTGGGAAATATCAAAGTAGCGAAAAAAGTCATTACTGCGCAAGCCTTTAAACGAgggtatttttaaagtttaatttttccGGAACGGTGGTCTACAAATTGATTCCAGATGGTGTATAATAGTGATGTTATGGTTTTTTATGTTTCTTGTGTTACTGTTACAGTATGGTCACGTTACCGGAATTGTGCTTTCCAGAAAAAACGGCATGGCGATAGTGGAATATGAAAAGTCATCACATgctgtaagtttttttttaatgtacagCAACCTATGACGCAACCATTGAGAGAGTACTACTCTTGTTGACTGTGAGAATCGTTCTGATAAATTTCAATCGTTTTAGGACATGGCTTTAGAGTTTGAAAAAGGACTCGAAGAAAATCCTGTACTTATAACGTGGTTGGAATGTCCTGTACCTAACACTGCAAAGGTAACAgtataaacgtttttttttgtacaaaatttaatttttgtaaagatGTTTGTTTGAAACAAAGTTAGGCAAAACTTCACGGAAAAGAAGTTCTGTGTAAGATATTTTCCCGCTCAAgttcttttttagttttttcttaTACCATTCGTATTTGGTAGTTTGTTCACATGTTAACTGTATTTGCCCATCTGTGTTTTCGTTcttaatatatttattattgaATGTCTACCTAGCCTGCTGCTGCGACATCTACTCCTGTACCACCTGAAAACCCTCAAGAAGCGGCGTCAAACATTTCAGATAAAGACTTTGAAAATATAGTTTTGATGAAAATGAGGCAAGCTGAAGAAAGAAAACGACTGACACAGCAACTTTTAGAGCAAGATAAAAAAGATGAAATGGATAAAAGTTCAGCCAACACGTAGCCCAATGAAAGGCGGGGAATAACTACTGCGTGACAAACACATTCGCGTGACAATCGTTACTGTGTGAAGTACTGCTCTGAGAACAGTTGTAAATTTATCAAGTTACTTGTCAAACAGATCGGGAAAGCGTAAAAACGCGTGAAACTTTAAAAGATCACGGTTGTACTCGCCGCTGTTCAgagaaagaactttaaaggatTTGTCTAGTTGTATTAACTGTGGATAATAACAAATGATGCTAGCAATTAGTTTAAATTACGTCTAACCATGACTCGATTTATCGAAGGTTGTTTTATCTGTAATAATCTTATACGTTTTCAGTATGTTTGTAGCTTGAAAGGAGATTTCTATTAAAGGGTTTTTGGCTGCAGCAACCAAAGATTAAACGCCAGTGCTCGATATACTTTATCTTTATGATACTAAAATTGGCAGCGTTTCGGGGTTTTGGTTGGCTGTTGAGGATCCCATACATATTTTGGAAGTTTACATGTCTCCACTCCCAAACTGTCTCGAAGATATTTTGAAGTGCTATCTTTTTAGATGCGTAGGTTAGGTAGTTTTAAAATGCGCTAGTCTCACTTTCTAACATACCGGCTTTACGGAATAAACACATCAGAGCCTACAAGCCCCCAAATTTAAGAAAATGGTCACGCTGACGTCAGTCATAATTAGTATATTTTGTGAGTTGgaatctaaccaaataaccaaAGACCTAAGTTCACTTTAAACATTTACAAGTTCAAATTGCTAGGATATAATATAGAAGTTGCCTAAATAACTACTTGTGGAGACCTACTTCGAAATTTGCTAACTTTTGTCAATATATCTTGTCAGGGATTGTAAAAACTGGCTGAAGATACGGTAGTGCTTTCGTCAAGAGATAAACTTATGACTGTTGTATTTTTCGTGATATTATTTCCAAAAGGAAGTTTGTTTTACTTGTTTAAACATTGggcattttttcattttaaatgatgaatttgacgaaaaaagaaatatttgataGAGTTGAGCAGGTGAGCAAACAATTAAAATGGTTACTGTCCACCATCTTTAAATTCttggaaattaaaaaagttttttttaaaataaaggaCATCCGTCTTTGCTCGCAAGAAAACTGGAAATGCTTCACTTTAAAttggaacaaaatattttatcagtTAATCACATTAAAGGGTCACACCATTTTCTGATCTAATTCGAttccaacctcgttcctagggcATTTTGCCAATTCGATTAATTTATTAACCGCTTTGTTGACAGCTCCATAACAACGGCTCACGGGCCACAAGACCCTAGGGGAGGGGGCTGATCCGATCGTTGTATTCTTAAGTTAAATTTGCCTTTACTTTAAATAAATAGTGCACGGCGCTTTACTGATTAATGCATATATCAGAGCGAACCTGCTTGATCGCATCATGTGGAAAAGTAGTAACACAGGCTAAACATATTGATTGTAGGCACTCCAGTCACCTGACTAAAATGTCTCGAAATAGTCAGACACGATATGTAAAGACAAGTTGCATCCGGCTAAAGCGTAGCGGCTGGCGTACCTACCCAAATGTAAATTGATAAAGTCTCgtataaaacaaagaaaaatgacTCCTAATtgggaaaaatcttttgtttaataataaaatttttagaatctGGATGATAATGTTTACAGCGGGTGCACTTTGGGCTAAAATAATCGTTTTCAAGCGTTTAAGTGTTATAAAATGGCGCCTTGAATGTAAAAATTTAGGGTATGTAaaataaaactgtaaataaTATTATAAACTAATCCTATTATCTACTTgtgaaaatttgattttttgtgtGCATACCTTCTAAACTTTCACCCGGGTTTTGTGCCCCAGGAAAATGTGTGGCCATTTTGAATTACGATGAGGTTAACACACTACTACCCTTATCATATTTAGATAATTTTTATTATCAGAATATTACTTTAGAAAATGTTGCAAGGAATTTGAGTATTGAGAAGATTATactttctcttttctttttttccagttAAGCTTTACCAAGGTACTGTAGACCAGGCGTCTTTCCAACATCGTTATTTGGCAAAATTTTGTCAaatccacaattttttttttctttttctacaaAAACTTTTTCCTTACGAAAGCACAATGTATAGTCAGAAACCCGAGCGCATACGATTAACAAGAAAACCCAGGGCCGAGAATTAACGAAAAGAAAACAGAGTGATATGTGAAATTTATCTTTCTACTTAGGAGGTACCAAACTCaataaataaacgcccccttaaTAAAAAACATCCAGTATTTATTCAGTATGTTATATCTTTTTAACAGCAAGGGACTGGATGCTGATTATAATAATCTATGTACGTATCTAATTATTTGTTCGCGTTCTCGCACCTCATTGCGTGGTAATAAAAAACACAACTGCGATTCGTGTTAGAAAACTATAATAACACTTGATTATTTGCGTAACTTAAAAAGAACTCGTAAATCAATTCGAAAGAATTGCTTAGTAACAATCTTTACTCGACGAAAATATCAAGCAGGTGTGAAGCTTAAACAAAGATCACCAGCATCAAACAAAACTTGCGAGAAGGGAAGAACatcgaaaaataattttctaaaaagtcATTTCGTTTCATATGAAGATAATGTAGTTTCTTCTGAAAGAATAATTTCCTGTTCTGATAAAACTATCAGTACCGCTTTTTTCAGAAAGATTTTATAATGCAACCAAGTTGGCAACTAACGaatataataattaataattataaGGAAAGAAGATATAAGATGTGTTTTGGTGAATTTTTACTTGGTTTAAAGGCTAACAGAGAGCTGTTCAATTTTATTCAGCAAGCTCTGCTACTGCTGTTGTTTTCCTCGTCTGTCATAAGTTATTTCGCGTTCAAAGGTGGCAGTGAATATAGTAGCTTACCTGAAAAACTTCGTATACTTGCCTACGTGATGTGGACTTTGTCGTTCTTGATATTACTAATTGTCATAACAAGTTACGCCCAAGAACGAAAGTACAACAGCACGCGAAACGCTTGGGGCGAAACGATTTACGAGCAGAAGCGAAAAACTCAGAGACGTAACGACACAAAATCTCACTTTGTTACGATACACAAGAAATAAACACGTCATGTTGTGGATGATTAACGGCTTATGTGAATAACCGTTAAAATTAACGTCGTAATTTGTGTTGACGACTTTCCTTATTTCCATGACTGCCGATACGAACGAAGATTGAcattctttaaaaacatttgataaaGCCATTTGAAAAAGTATATTTTACTAAAGAACCAATGATGCAAATTCTACGCTTCTTAGGAAAGACTACAGATCTCAACGAAATAAAAACGTGGGTTTTTGTCTTCTACGCTTTTTTAACGTCTACATattctgtaaaataaaattttaactgtGATATGACTCTAATAGCTatgactaaaaattttttttgaaaaaatatttcgaaaGCCATGCTATCAACACGGAATGTCACTACTACAGACAGGTGCCAATATGTTTCTTTGGATCACTTAGTTCCGCCAACAATGTTCAGTTCTTGGATCTCTTGAAATCGAATACCAATTCTTTGGGAGATCTTTAAAAACTTCTCTGTGCAATTCATTGCGCAAGTGTTCTAAAAAAAGCCGGATGACGTCTTAGGTAATTATCGCAACGAGTGTGATAAAAAAAACTAGGGAGTCATGACAACAAAAGATTGCAGCTAGATTAGATCTCGTCGTGTTTTTAAGcttataaaaaaggtttttcgCACGTTTTTTATCGGGAGGCTGTTTATATTCAGCTTCGATATTCTAAGCAATCCAGTAAAACCCAATTTAGAATTATTCCTAGACTTATTTTTACTTGTTAGTAGGAAAATTTTGTTCGAGCAATACCAAGACATTAAACTACAACATAAGCACTTAAGTGGAAAGCTCTCTCGCTTTTACATAAGGTAAATTTTACAGCATTAgtgaaaaacatcaaatttcaaTCACAGAATGAAGTTagtaaacaaaccaaaaaattgGCAAGGTAAGTACAGTTCTGTTGACATTGATGTAAACCAAACAATCTCCCACGTAGCTGAagtaacaaaacttttttttcgcgAATTATAGATcgtgaattttttataaaataaactatCCTGGAAGAGgaacaaacaaaaattcaatATTCCTTTATAGTTAATGGTCTTACATAATAATTTCCTCAATGTTCCGAAATGTCCACCAATGAATTCTCAgcatttttttagttaaattaaaaacaaattttcgggATTTTTTTGAAGCATTCTGGGCAATTAcagaatattacaaaaaattttaataaatttcagAGTTTTTTAAGACTGTTTTAAAATTCTGTAGTTTTCTAGGTTGATGAAAATATCCAGAAGTGATAAGATGCTAGTGACAACAGGGTTCGTCACTCTAACTAGATATTCCATATCACTCTAACAGTTCCAATGGTTTCTTTATGGGTaatctaatttaaaaaagcttttgaattttttttccttgaTATTCATCCTtgatattcattcattcatttcacaaaaaaattacctcGTTCGCTGAAATAGTTCTGTTGGTAAAATCATGGACACAGTCAGAAAAGCATGTTTCGGAAAGTTTGTTAtaagtggtcaaaaatgtctttagctaaaataaatagatatatattaaattttaatcacAAAACACAAAAAGTAATTCAACCAGGAATACTGAAGGCAACAACACTATAAAATGAATATTCCAAACTTATCTcgaaatttacttatttattaataaaaatcCCATATATCTAGTTATGGAACAATGCTTGTATAACTTCGCCTAAATTCCATACCCTAAGAGCTCAAATGTTTGTGCCAATCATTTTTacagaaattatttttgcaatttgACCCTCCTATTGTATATTTAAATTCTACCAAATACATTAAACTAACTTAACAAGGGTAACTTTTTCTACTAAACCTAACACGTTTAAATCTaatgtctaaaaattaaaaaggtaaggttagaaaatattttttttgaagtcgGTCAGcagtgtgtttttgttttttcgtaatttattttttcctgaaaagcCATTGCATTAATGTCCTACTTGTACCCAAAGTTTTGTGCTTAAGAAATGGTAAAAAAGGGTGGCACTAAACGAAAGTTCCACTTAATCAGGGTCTCACTTTTGCAAGGTATTTTTGCGTGGATATAGTAAGGAAGTTCAAGGGACCAAGAAAATTAGTAGTCCCAATTAGTGAAATTTCCCTTGAAGCAAAATTAAAATCAGTCCTTCCAACGACCTAGCAAGCTCGATCGACACTTAGACAGGGTAAACacaataaaatgagaacaaaagtaaggatattatggagaattaaggagaaatttggacattttttaagaatatctaaggttatttaaggtTATTTAAGAAATATAAGGAATAGTGGTCACCCTGTTACACTTCAGGCAATACATATATATTGCGGTACAACCCAGGGTAAtcacttattatttttttaatattgtatttTCACAAATAAGCccgcagcccttaaaattagcatCGGCATTCGGCACTGCCGACGTGATTGCCCACGTATAATGAGAAAATACCGTAGTTGCGTCGGCAAAAAAAATGCCgatgtaattttgttgtgaaatttttaaagaaaacattttcaacatcaacaaagaaaaaaattaacatagaattaatttttattttggcggACATTTAGGAACATGTGCTCATGTATATTTCTATCGTACCTGTTCACGTATTATAACCTGGTTTCTACtaccatttttttttgaaaaacaaacttttcaactgATCGCATGTTATTCTTTGTAATATTAAAGCCTTCGTGGTGAatttttatatcacattttCTCTGGTGTAATATTAAAACTGGCATACATTTTTCTTGAGTTACTTATCCTAAAAGAAACCAGGTCTCCACATGGGAATGCACACAGTATTCGGCGGGTGGTTTATTTCATTCGAAACTGGCGGATGGAACAATTTCCTGAAttcacgaaaataaaataaaaaagtaaacatggtgaaaaagaaaacagttcTTTCGTGGAATTTTCCTGAGTTAGGGTTTGAATCAGAAAATGACTCCAATGAAATCGCTAAGGTGTTTTGCAAAGTTTGTAGATGTCattatcaaaacaacaaaaataatgaaaatttgaaaggaactgtgGCAAGCAGAATCAAATCGTGGACTGCTGGTACagaagttgtgaaaaaaaataattttacggaTCATCTTAAAAGTAACTTTCACAAAACAGTAGTTCTTGCTCTAAAGTCTTCAACAATTACAAATGCGGTAACAAATGTatattgtattaaaaagaagtccggaagttctctctcccacacgacacagcaggcaataagtcagcccttcgctcggttttgtgagaagagaagttctgcgaagactctataaattgagtctcctgtgCTTTATGGTGAACTGTGCTTTATGCTTTATGGTGAACTGTGctggtgacaagcattttcgaaacaTGCCACTGGCGACTTCTTTGATATACAACTTATTGAatgccctgaccttcagttcgtAAATAGCACGTGCACAACGTACTTTCTAAAGAGTTCGTCTCGAAACATATAGAAAGCcagttggcagtgaactattaacttGTCATCGTCTTAGGAGATCAATACATCAAATTTATGTGAGGTCTAGCCCCGATACAAGGTGAATGACGAAAGTTTTTGCAAGCTGAAaaattttactacaaaaaaaaaatgctgacacAATGCCAACGCAAATCAGttaaaatgtatctcacgtcggcAATTTTATGGCCAAcataaaaaattctaattttaagggctgaagCCCTCCTCTATAAATAAATGCTACTAGATAATAAATGCTCTTGTTGAAACAAACTGAAAGTAACAGTCCTATGTTGCCAACAGTGTTCTTTTCTTGGCCATTAAAACCATTTTAACAGCAATATTtacctaaaaatttaaattaatttgccTGAAACATTTTCTGATTAGAATTCCAACAAAAGAAACAGTGAGCTGTTTAAATTACAAACaattgtaaataaattaaaataaatctaCAGACCTGTTCCACTTGAACTTGTTGTTGCATTGGTGGCAATGCCATATAAATAATTTGTTATTCTAATTCTAAGAGTAAaagtaataaatatatatataatgaaaaCTTTAACACTTGATTTGCAgcgaaattaaatataaaaatttcttgATAAAATATCACAATTTCTTGATGATCTTGATGATGCAATGAAACTTTAATAAGAACTCTGAAATAATAATCACAAAAAATTTGTCTCTAAGGAAGGTATAGATGAATTCTAGCGTgacgttatttgtttactttttagcggTGAGCTCCTTGGCTCTGGCATTTGCGTGACAGGAAAAAAGATAGGATTTGGTAAAGGTCTTTTACTGTAGATTTCTTCTAACGGGAACATTGTTGGGGCTATAAACTATTATTGAGTGTATGTTaatgccttctgatttatttgattCATTAAAAGTCCTTCATGTCACAGCTGTTTCGGAGCGGACAAAAATGctacgaaaaaataattcgatttaccctctcagttaaaataggatatctcaagaacaaaataagatttttatattctgtaaaaagaataataatcttagataaattgtccatattattaaaagaaatttttttttggacacCGGTCCGAAATTGGtaaatttaggccaaaatgtctaaaaatgacttaaaaattatcatttagataaatgtcttccacaaaatttctggaataaagttaaaaaaacatgttttttatggtccacaggttaggttaaatatctggaatgaaatttacttaattttattactgtccgaaattgtccaaagggttatatttgggccaaatgtgagaACTATGTGAAAAACGGCCTTAAGAGCCTTAATATATGcttaaagtttatttattaactgaataaaaaacattgctTTGGATTCTAAGACCATTAAGGATGATGTAGATGAAATATtagtctgtccgaaattgtccaaagggttatttttgggccaaatgtgtGAAATATGTGAAAAACAGCCTATGGAGCCTTAATGTAtgcttaaagtttgtttattaactaaataaaaaacattactttggattctgaggctattaaagatgatgtagatgaaatattaaactgtccgaaattgtccaaagggtcacTTTTGGTCCTAAGGTTTTTCGGGCCAAATATGTGACatctatatattaaataaaacatcATTCAGAGTCGACGGTTTCAACATTTTAGTTTATCATGCTAGAAGAAAATACCtcaagttgtgcataaatattttatttattatatatatacaaagcaatcattttgtgtttctttataaactgtataaaatagcacccaatcttgtgttaaagccaagattagctagctaggtagctaaaacCATCTTTGAATTCAACAATTTCATCTTGAGAAAGCCCACCAAAgtcttaactaaataaaaaaagaagtattaagttacttagctacaaaatgcaaaactgtaggaccaaaaaatagctactctttacagaaaaatataaaacaggagaagcaagattaaaaaagataacaattatCCACGCTTAAAGTTTTACAAGCtgtaaaacaatttcttaaactTAAGGGTTTTTTAAtagcacaaaaataataataaaatccctgcaaaataaagtagtttcctGTTTTGTCCCTTACCTCGTGCTCTGCCaaactttagctagctaaaaaattgcaaagacaccgttgtctcgcttattccaacattttcgaaaaattcCGGTTTCGAACCAGGATTCCCGGGTCGAGCAATCAAGTCCAAGGTTAACACCACGCCGCcgtaatttttttgagaaaaaccatacctaacaaaacattaaatggcatcgctatgactctcttagaagtttagatacttATTTAATTAGGCAGAAAAGGGATCACACCAACCAAATTCCCGTGCACCACTTTGGGaactttttcttctcttttttagcgcctgaagaagactttaacttaaaatttaagtagtttatAGTTTGTGAGACGAACGGTGCACGGTACTGGGCGATAGAACCTTGTTTCCAGGCCCCCCATACCAACTGTCAAGTCCGTAGCTAGTAGCGCGGCGTTGCCACGAGGTTGGAAAGATGGTATACTTtcgccaaaaataatgttttttttaattttgtgtgttttattcgacgaaataactcgaaatccataacacacatgtataacatatttatatattaaaaaagtagaaaagtaggtcgttttaatactttttatttcagtaaaattaaaacaatacaaaaaaagtttcaaaaacttaaaaaatgataaaaatacaaaatttcaaaaaaaattgtggaagccattttaattttgtccgcGGTTTGACCGTAGCGAAACAGCCGTGATGTCTTCATGTGGAGAAGAAATCGACTTATAATTACTTTGCTACACCTAGCGCCCctatcttttttcctgccacacAAATGCCAAAGCTGAAAGAGCTTACTGCTGACAATGTAAACATCAGGATTTATCTACAGCATGGCATCATcatagttgttttgatttcattttgaaaACAACTGGCATGCCTGCTCCTCTTTTCTGTAGTTAAAAAAGCAGAACTTTCACAGGGTAAAATGGCTATAAATGAAGATTAAAGACTTTTTAAgcagcatatttttttcggaTTGATTTCTGTGAGTACTGTGGTCTATTAAAATACTTTACgatgggcaagtgaatgttaccataaggctatggtaacattcacttggttaacccaagccattgAGGGAAATTGGAGATATAGCACACTGCGTGGGCCGTAGGATGTTGCACGGAGTTGTCTGGTAAAGCGTCGACCctaattccccgttccctctatacggctaattcgcaatgcattatggtagttgtattccgcgaaaacgtaaacaaaccattcgtagtaacaaaaatggccgaacaagtacacttcatccttaattctactcaaaaccaaagcgatatacaaaattctaatcaagacaacagtttttttcaaaacttgggctctcctgcaagcattggctcaaacttttcatcaagttCAAGGATTAGTCGGAATAGCTCCTGATGGATCAGTGACATTTGTCTCTGATTTGTATGGTGGACGCTTTTCGGATAAACGAATAACAAAAGATAGTGGTATATACGATTTGCTAGAGCCTGGGGATTCTGTGATGGCTGATAGAGGATTTGAGCTCGAGGAAGATTTACCTGATGGAGTAACATTAAATATTCCACCATTTTTAGATGGAAAACCTCAGCTAAGTTTATTAGAGGAAAACGAAACTAGAAGAATAGCATCTGTACGTGTACATGTCGAACGAGCAATCGAACGTATAAAAAATTACCGAATTTTACAAACAGTTTTCAAACTATCAATGGCTGCTGAACTCAATAAGATATGggttatttgttgttatttagttaattttttaccacagttGGTACCAGATGTAAATACGAAtgactaaaaattataaactttcgtacactatatatatatatatac
This is a stretch of genomic DNA from Hydractinia symbiolongicarpus strain clone_291-10 chromosome 9, HSymV2.1, whole genome shotgun sequence. It encodes these proteins:
- the LOC130656340 gene encoding dnaJ homolog subfamily C member 17-like, which translates into the protein MMATPKNYYELLGVHLESTEKEILRAYRRKALSCHPDKNPDNPKAGELFIEISDAVKVLTDKSARAAFDKVLKAKEAAKLRTKAFDAKRKKFKEDLEKRETDAQQEKENDVTAAERLAAEITRLREEGSRLLKEQQELIEKQLAEERENNVLITPKLKVKWKASKHDHQNGGYNEDILMKLFKKYGHVTGIVLSRKNGMAIVEYEKSSHADMALEFEKGLEENPVLITWLECPVPNTAKPAAATSTPVPPENPQEAASNISDKDFENIVLMKMRQAEERKRLTQQLLEQDKKDEMDKSSANT
- the LOC130656390 gene encoding mitochondrial import inner membrane translocase subunit Tim9-like produces the protein MALPPMQQQVQVEQLKTFLTTYNKLSETCFSDCVHDFTNRTISANENTCAMNCTEKFLKISQRIGIRFQEIQELNIVGGTK